From a region of the Lactuca sativa cultivar Salinas chromosome 4, Lsat_Salinas_v11, whole genome shotgun sequence genome:
- the LOC128133635 gene encoding secreted RxLR effector protein 161-like — MDDSKIQIPMAFRTKLTPSLDKPAADITLFWQMIGSLMYLTSSRRDIMFDVCYCARFQVNPCKPHMVAVKNIFRYLKRTTLLGIWYPSNLVFFVQAYSDADLGGCGLDRKSTSGGCQFLDGKLVSWQSKKQTCVSLSTPDAKYIASASCTSQVVWIQNQLCDYIINMKMITLKLTSSVLQISWLLSSPKHYLKHLSIGSCKGWE; from the coding sequence ATGGATGATTCAAAGATCCAGATTCCTATGGCCTTCAGAACGAAACTTACTCCATCCTTGGACAAGCCAGCAGCAGATATCACACTATTTTGGCAGATGATTGGATCATTAATGTATCTAACATCAAGTCGTCGTGatataatgtttgatgtttgttattgtgctaggtttcaggtaAATCCCTGTAAACCACATATGGTAGCTGTGAAGAACATTTTCCGATACCTCAAAAGAACAACATTACTCGGAATATGGTATCCCTCCAATTTGGTATTCTTTGTCCAAGCatattcagatgctgaccttggtGGTTGTGGCCTTGATCGGAAGAGCAcatcaggtggatgtcaatttttggaTGGAAAGCttgtcagctggcaatccaagaaacaaacttgtgtgtcaTTATCCACACCAGACGCCAAATATATTGCATCAGCTTCATGTACATCTCAAGTAGTGTGGATTCAGAATCAATTGTGTGACTACATAATCAACATGAAGATGATAACGTTGAAGCTCACTTCATCCGTTCTTCAGATCAGTTGGCTGCTATCATCACCAAAGCATTACCTGAAACATCTTTCAATAGGATCTTGCAAGGGTTGGGAATGA